A genome region from Pseudomonadota bacterium includes the following:
- a CDS encoding PD40 domain-containing protein: protein MDKVNRQKSAGVLILAAVALLLSSCGDSTREEVVVEGALAIVFVQRGVGAVGNPTDGIIFQAGGDLMSMDLSSPSATMTNLTEAYTLGAGDVSDPEVSFDGERVLFSMRGPNDPTWSIFEYEMATAALTRIVSDDLVANDGDDVDPAYLPDGRIVFSSNRQEKSRQILTAENTEQYAFLDEYERERSIVLHVMNGDGSDIHQISFNQSHDRNPTVLVTGEIMFSRWDHVGNRNHFPIFFTNPDGTNIFIQYGAFSPGNSMLHPREMPDGRVMTSLMPLSGTFEGGAVVAVDIRNFSEFNEPAPGAPAGAVGQVEVTPLPIEFGDDVSENGRFTTPFPLWDGTNRALVSWSPLRPEMETDPFSGVEIEVEGDPLYGIYMLDMDTNSMRPIALPPDGVAYTDAIPLQPRAAPNTIADKPLDAALAAQGMGIINVKSVYDTDGQDLMGASMLIAGETIPMIAAPPGDSRSMVADLATIKDPLLTTAAGRVGRFIRITRAVSTPRGISMDAIGETDMEMQRIVGYGVEEPDGSFRFKVPADIALGVAVVDSNGRAFQTHTNWLQVRPGETRTCNGCHSPRRGGAINSAPIAGDHPNTLLAAQSGESMAETRTRLDPQVMDLIADMVFQDVWTDPAIRTPDPDLVLNYAGLTTPAPVSGLINYPDHIAPLWTKDRGADTCTACHNSNLVGDPVSVGLDLRSLSAGNGRLLSYEELLIGDPVIDPATGLPVLRVRDGEIEVVRQAPLVATGSPRQSSRTSHLVEKIYEQELRAGKDLVATTVDHSGMMNASERRLMAEWIDVGAQYYNNPFDDANGDGFNSLSEVRGGVRGLSESEFNAQVHPILMAHCAACHQPFTGNGTPSDPQNPGFIPNRFVLTGSQEGDFNITVSMVENVCMPEQSSLLKRPVSDELANPPHPRIDDPNVVDDPADPLADDITVLNIADPDYQTIFNWVSGGVCIP, encoded by the coding sequence ATGGACAAAGTAAACAGGCAAAAGTCAGCCGGAGTTTTGATTCTTGCGGCGGTCGCTTTATTGCTCAGCAGCTGTGGCGATAGCACCAGGGAAGAGGTTGTCGTCGAAGGCGCCCTGGCGATCGTTTTCGTGCAACGCGGCGTCGGCGCGGTCGGCAACCCGACCGATGGCATTATTTTTCAGGCCGGCGGCGATTTGATGAGCATGGACCTTTCCTCGCCGAGCGCGACGATGACCAATCTGACTGAGGCATACACGCTGGGCGCCGGCGATGTCTCGGACCCGGAAGTGTCTTTCGATGGCGAGCGCGTGCTGTTCTCCATGCGCGGGCCCAATGACCCGACCTGGAGTATTTTCGAATACGAAATGGCTACCGCTGCGCTGACCCGTATCGTCAGCGACGATCTTGTCGCCAACGACGGTGACGATGTCGACCCGGCTTATCTGCCTGACGGTCGAATCGTGTTCAGTTCCAATCGCCAGGAAAAATCGCGCCAGATCCTGACTGCCGAGAATACCGAGCAATACGCGTTTCTCGACGAGTACGAACGCGAACGCTCGATCGTCCTGCACGTCATGAATGGCGATGGCAGCGATATTCACCAGATTTCATTTAACCAGAGCCACGACCGCAACCCGACGGTCCTGGTCACTGGAGAAATCATGTTCTCGCGCTGGGATCATGTCGGTAATCGCAACCATTTCCCGATTTTCTTCACCAACCCCGATGGCACCAACATTTTTATCCAGTACGGTGCATTCAGTCCCGGAAACAGCATGCTGCACCCGCGTGAAATGCCTGACGGGCGGGTCATGACTTCGCTGATGCCGCTGTCCGGGACCTTTGAAGGCGGCGCCGTTGTCGCCGTCGATATCCGTAATTTTTCCGAGTTCAACGAGCCTGCGCCTGGGGCGCCCGCCGGCGCAGTCGGCCAAGTTGAAGTAACGCCATTGCCGATCGAATTTGGCGATGACGTATCCGAAAACGGACGCTTCACGACGCCGTTTCCGCTTTGGGACGGCACCAACCGTGCGCTGGTTAGCTGGTCGCCGTTGCGCCCCGAAATGGAGACCGATCCCTTTTCCGGTGTGGAAATTGAGGTTGAAGGCGATCCGCTTTACGGCATTTACATGCTGGACATGGACACCAATTCGATGCGTCCGATCGCCTTGCCGCCCGACGGCGTGGCCTATACCGACGCGATTCCATTGCAGCCACGCGCCGCGCCAAACACGATTGCCGACAAACCGCTGGATGCCGCCCTGGCAGCCCAGGGCATGGGCATCATCAACGTCAAGAGCGTTTATGACACCGATGGCCAGGACCTGATGGGCGCGAGCATGCTGATTGCTGGCGAAACTATCCCGATGATAGCGGCGCCGCCCGGGGATTCACGTTCCATGGTTGCGGACCTGGCAACCATCAAGGACCCGCTGCTGACCACGGCCGCCGGCCGGGTCGGCCGTTTTATACGGATTACCCGCGCCGTGTCCACGCCGCGCGGTATATCGATGGATGCCATTGGCGAGACCGACATGGAGATGCAACGCATCGTTGGTTACGGGGTTGAGGAGCCCGATGGCTCGTTCCGCTTCAAGGTACCGGCTGACATTGCCCTGGGCGTTGCAGTCGTGGATTCCAATGGCCGCGCGTTTCAGACACATACCAACTGGCTGCAGGTTCGCCCCGGCGAAACCCGCACCTGCAATGGCTGCCACTCCCCGCGCCGTGGCGGCGCGATCAATTCCGCACCGATCGCCGGCGACCATCCCAATACCTTGCTGGCAGCGCAATCCGGCGAATCGATGGCCGAAACCCGTACCCGCCTGGATCCGCAGGTAATGGACCTGATCGCCGATATGGTTTTCCAGGATGTCTGGACCGACCCGGCGATCCGGACGCCGGATCCGGACCTGGTGCTGAATTACGCTGGGCTTACCACGCCGGCCCCGGTGAGCGGACTGATCAATTATCCGGACCATATTGCCCCGTTGTGGACCAAAGACCGCGGTGCCGATACTTGTACCGCCTGTCACAACAGCAACCTGGTGGGCGACCCGGTATCGGTCGGCCTGGATCTTCGCAGCCTCTCGGCAGGCAATGGCCGTTTGTTGTCCTACGAGGAACTGCTGATTGGCGATCCGGTCATCGATCCGGCTACCGGTCTACCGGTCCTGCGGGTCAGAGATGGCGAGATTGAAGTCGTGCGCCAGGCACCGCTGGTAGCGACCGGATCCCCTCGCCAGAGTTCGCGGACCAGCCACCTGGTAGAAAAAATCTATGAACAGGAGCTGCGCGCAGGCAAGGACCTGGTGGCGACGACTGTTGACCACAGCGGCATGATGAATGCGTCCGAACGGCGCCTGATGGCCGAGTGGATAGATGTTGGTGCGCAGTATTACAACAACCCATTCGACGATGCGAATGGAGACGGTTTTAACAGTCTCAGCGAGGTTCGTGGCGGAGTGCGGGGTCTTAGCGAAAGCGAGTTCAACGCACAGGTCCACCCGATCCTGATGGCGCATTGTGCCGCTTGCCACCAGCCGTTCACCGGCAATGGCACGCCATCCGACCCGCAAAATCCCGGGTTTATCCCCAATCGCTTCGTGCTGACCGGCAGCCAGGAAGGCGATTTCAACATTACCGTCAGCATGGTCGAAAACGTTTGCATGCCGGAACAAAGCAGCTTGCTCAAACGACCGGTCAGCGACGAGCTTGCCAATCCGCCGCATCCGCGCATCGACGATCCAAATGTTGTCGACGATCCTGCTGATCCGCTCGCTGACGATATCACGGTGTTGAACATTGCCGACCCCGATTATCAGACCATTTTCAACTGGGTTTCGGGTGGCGTTTGTATTCCATGA
- a CDS encoding MotA/TolQ/ExbB proton channel family protein — protein sequence MDVYRTIVGFFQEGGLFMYPIVLVMALGAGIAIERWVYLTRSRMVNRRVWNQLQPLLSKGKYQQAYTICSKSKAAVSNILSYGLGRIKNARRRDDIEKAMEESLMEEMPRLEKRTHYLATFANLATLLGLLGTIIGLINAFTAVAAANPAEKADMLSASISVAMNTTALGLMVAIPLLFIHAVLQTKTNELVDSLEMATVKFLNTVSERPAAESAS from the coding sequence ATGGACGTTTACAGAACTATAGTCGGCTTCTTCCAGGAGGGCGGGCTCTTCATGTACCCGATCGTTCTGGTCATGGCCCTGGGTGCGGGAATTGCCATCGAGCGCTGGGTTTATCTGACCCGATCGCGAATGGTGAATCGCCGGGTCTGGAACCAGTTGCAGCCATTGCTTAGCAAGGGCAAGTATCAGCAGGCCTATACGATTTGCAGCAAATCCAAGGCGGCAGTCAGCAACATCCTGAGTTACGGGCTGGGGCGGATAAAGAACGCCCGCCGACGGGACGACATCGAAAAAGCGATGGAAGAAAGCCTGATGGAAGAAATGCCCAGGCTGGAAAAACGCACGCACTACCTCGCGACCTTCGCCAACCTGGCAACGTTACTGGGGCTGCTTGGCACCATCATCGGTCTGATCAACGCATTCACCGCCGTGGCGGCCGCCAACCCGGCCGAAAAAGCAGACATGTTGTCGGCCAGCATTTCGGTCGCGATGAATACGACCGCGCTTGGCCTGATGGTCGCGATACCACTGTTGTTCATTCACGCTGTTTTGCAGACCAAGACCAACGAGCTGGTCGATAGCCTGGAAATGGCGACAGTCAAGTTTCTCAACACGGTATCTGAGAGGCCGGCCGCAGAGTCCGCGTCATGA
- a CDS encoding TlpA family protein disulfide reductase — protein MRGMKILLISLLLPLASASGMTGLVGQPAPDFALKSLAGENLRLSEFRGEVVMINFWATWCGPCRQEMPLLDELYQRYEKVGFRVLGVNIDDDQRSAIKMVSVLGISFPVLLDERKHVSRLYDVDAMPATLLIDRSGIVRYIHHGYRSGYEQSYVDEIRELLRE, from the coding sequence ATGCGTGGAATGAAAATATTGCTGATTAGCTTGTTGCTGCCGCTCGCCAGCGCTTCCGGTATGACCGGCCTGGTGGGGCAACCCGCGCCTGACTTCGCGCTGAAGAGCCTTGCTGGCGAAAACTTGCGGCTCAGTGAGTTCCGGGGTGAGGTCGTCATGATCAACTTCTGGGCAACCTGGTGCGGCCCCTGCCGGCAGGAGATGCCTTTGCTCGATGAACTATATCAGCGCTATGAGAAAGTGGGTTTCCGCGTGCTCGGCGTCAACATCGACGACGACCAGCGCAGCGCGATCAAGATGGTAAGTGTGCTTGGCATAAGTTTTCCGGTGTTGCTGGATGAACGCAAGCATGTCAGCCGCCTGTACGACGTCGACGCGATGCCGGCGACCCTGCTGATCGACCGGTCGGGCATCGTCCGCTACATCCACCATGGTTACAGATCCGGGTATGAGCAAAGTTATGTCGATGAAATACGTGAATTGCTGAGAGAGTAA
- a CDS encoding DUF4266 domain-containing protein, with the protein MRKLTLLLIVLLLGACAVQPWVRPYEREALADPLMSFNQDPLADSARTHVFEVREGARGAGQSHGGGCGCN; encoded by the coding sequence ATGAGGAAACTGACTTTATTGCTGATTGTCCTGTTGCTTGGCGCCTGCGCCGTGCAGCCGTGGGTCCGGCCGTACGAGCGCGAAGCTCTGGCTGATCCGCTGATGTCGTTTAATCAGGATCCGCTGGCCGACAGCGCCAGAACGCACGTTTTTGAAGTTCGCGAAGGCGCTCGCGGCGCCGGACAGTCGCACGGAGGCGGTTGTGGCTGCAATTAG
- a CDS encoding tetratricopeptide repeat protein, which yields MKTISTQCRGLLPGLLVSVMLTACSTLPHGWSSSSTRSDNPAAYEEALALMDSGHLEAAETILLRLTKRYRRSAGPWINLSIIYSQTQHYNRAEEALNRALELDPRSAVAYNHLGILLRRDGRFEQADQAYAKAIRFDPEYSLAYLNYGVLADLYLQQPERALVYFQRYQELQGDEDQRVRRWIIELERRVATKTAQVSP from the coding sequence GTGAAGACTATATCAACACAATGTAGGGGCTTGCTACCCGGTCTGCTGGTGTCGGTCATGCTCACCGCTTGCTCGACGCTGCCGCATGGCTGGTCTTCGAGTTCGACCAGGAGCGATAACCCCGCAGCGTACGAAGAAGCGCTGGCCTTGATGGATAGCGGTCACCTCGAGGCCGCCGAAACCATCCTGCTGCGCCTGACAAAACGTTACCGTCGGTCTGCCGGGCCGTGGATCAATCTGTCGATCATTTACTCGCAAACTCAACATTACAACCGGGCCGAGGAAGCATTGAACCGCGCCCTGGAGCTGGACCCGCGCAGCGCAGTTGCCTACAACCACCTCGGCATTCTTTTGCGCAGGGATGGCCGCTTCGAGCAGGCAGACCAGGCCTATGCAAAGGCCATCAGGTTCGATCCCGAATACAGCCTGGCCTATCTGAACTACGGAGTGCTTGCCGATCTGTACCTGCAGCAGCCCGAACGCGCCCTCGTGTACTTCCAGCGCTACCAGGAACTGCAAGGCGATGAAGACCAGCGGGTCCGCCGCTGGATTATTGAACTGGAACGCCGGGTCGCCACAAAAACCGCGCAGGTGTCTCCATGA
- a CDS encoding SH3 domain-containing protein — protein MNAIRLVCLLLLIPLVMGAAAYQRVQVQDPYMDLHTGPGRGFPAVQVVERGEWVEILKRKTDWFKIRSGQGKEGWVHRSQMEKTLTEAGVTKNFRDVLMDDYLSRRLEIGFAAGRFDGDPSLTVRASYRFNNFIIGEFNLSQVSGVFSSSRIADLNVQIAPYSDNRFSPYFNLGFGHFRNEPKATLVNAVDTSATTAVVGVGLRIYLTRRFIVRADFKDYVVMIDADRNEEFQQWMTGFSFFF, from the coding sequence ATGAATGCGATTCGGCTCGTCTGCCTGCTGCTGCTGATTCCGCTGGTGATGGGCGCTGCCGCCTATCAGCGGGTCCAGGTGCAGGATCCATATATGGATCTGCATACGGGGCCGGGGCGTGGTTTCCCGGCTGTCCAGGTCGTCGAGCGCGGCGAATGGGTGGAGATACTCAAGCGCAAGACGGACTGGTTCAAGATCAGGAGCGGACAAGGCAAGGAAGGATGGGTGCACAGAAGTCAGATGGAAAAAACGCTGACAGAAGCGGGCGTAACGAAAAACTTTCGCGATGTCCTGATGGACGACTATCTGAGCCGCCGTCTCGAGATAGGCTTTGCGGCTGGCCGTTTTGACGGTGACCCATCGCTAACGGTGCGCGCCAGTTACCGGTTCAACAATTTTATCATCGGCGAATTTAACCTGAGCCAGGTATCGGGTGTTTTTTCCAGTTCCAGAATAGCCGACCTCAATGTGCAGATTGCACCTTACAGCGACAACCGTTTCTCACCGTATTTCAACCTTGGCTTCGGCCACTTCAGGAATGAACCCAAGGCCACGCTGGTAAACGCGGTGGATACCAGCGCGACAACGGCGGTAGTCGGCGTCGGCCTGCGTATCTACCTGACCCGGCGATTCATTGTCAGGGCCGACTTCAAAGACTACGTCGTAATGATAGATGCGGACCGGAACGAGGAATTTCAGCAATGGATGACGGGTTTTTCATTTTTTTTCTGA
- a CDS encoding DUF3570 domain-containing protein, which yields MVAGPVVAAALPEERADALYHYYSGGGIDVQGPALLVRKNFAEKYSFNASYYVDSISGASIDVVTNASAYTEKRNQFGLGFDYLYGDTLMSISYTQSDESDYEAKTLDVGLSHDFFGGMSTLAMGFSRGDDTVMRVDTSFEDTVDRFQYRLGWTQVLSPTLVAALSYEGISEEGFLNNPYRSARVLGASVQERYPRTRTSNALGIQASKYWGDRSFVTQLKYRFYDDTWGITANNIELVFSRRLSEKTEIGLGGRFYTQTAANFYSDNFAQEFRYMARDKELSDFTSASIGGRVSYELFRDRGRLAKGKVTLMFDRIHFNYDNFSDVRSGELYKFNANVFQLFFSAWY from the coding sequence ATGGTCGCCGGGCCTGTCGTTGCGGCCGCATTGCCGGAGGAACGGGCCGACGCGCTTTACCACTATTACAGTGGTGGCGGCATAGATGTACAGGGACCGGCGCTGCTGGTTCGTAAAAATTTCGCAGAGAAATATTCATTCAACGCCAGTTACTACGTGGACAGCATCAGCGGCGCCTCGATCGACGTGGTGACCAACGCCAGCGCCTACACCGAAAAACGCAACCAGTTCGGGCTGGGGTTCGATTATCTCTATGGCGATACCTTGATGAGTATTTCCTACACGCAAAGTGATGAGAGCGACTACGAAGCCAAGACACTGGATGTCGGGCTCAGTCATGATTTCTTCGGTGGCATGAGTACGCTCGCGATGGGGTTTAGCCGCGGCGACGATACGGTTATGCGTGTCGACACCTCGTTCGAAGACACTGTCGACCGTTTCCAGTACCGGCTGGGCTGGACCCAGGTCCTGTCCCCCACCCTGGTTGCCGCGCTCAGCTACGAAGGCATTTCAGAGGAAGGTTTCCTGAATAACCCCTATCGCTCGGCGCGGGTACTGGGAGCATCGGTCCAGGAACGCTACCCACGGACCAGGACCAGCAACGCGCTTGGCATTCAGGCCAGCAAGTACTGGGGCGACCGCAGTTTTGTGACGCAATTGAAATACCGTTTTTATGACGACACCTGGGGTATTACCGCGAACAACATCGAACTCGTATTTTCGCGCCGCCTCAGCGAAAAAACCGAGATTGGGTTGGGGGGTCGTTTTTACACTCAAACCGCCGCCAATTTTTACAGCGATAACTTTGCCCAGGAATTTCGCTACATGGCGCGCGACAAGGAACTGAGTGATTTTACCAGCGCCTCGATTGGCGGGCGAGTCAGTTATGAGTTGTTCCGCGACCGGGGACGGTTGGCAAAAGGCAAGGTAACGCTGATGTTCGACCGTATCCATTTTAACTATGACAATTTTAGCGATGTTCGCAGCGGCGAGCTCTATAAGTTCAACGCGAATGTCTTCCAGTTGTTTTTTTCTGCCTGGTATTGA
- a CDS encoding outer membrane beta-barrel domain-containing protein has product MFDQGFCKIPVLLFLTSFLATGCSLLPGRGNDQGAQELPLEEAPGQVIAPAVERREIAVPKIDTENWEIGLYAGVLSVDDFGSRAIYGVRAAYHVSEDFFLEGAYARSTVTDTNFRNIGLPIFPNEKEDLTFYSFSLGYNFLPGEVFVGTKWAMTSSMYFIFGVGNTEFIGEDDLTYSIGFGLRVLPRDYLALRIEAKDNIFEADLLGTNEYKHNLEFNLGFSVFF; this is encoded by the coding sequence ATGTTTGATCAAGGATTCTGCAAAATACCGGTACTGTTATTTTTGACCAGCTTCCTGGCCACCGGATGCAGCCTGCTTCCGGGCCGGGGAAACGATCAGGGGGCGCAGGAATTGCCGCTCGAAGAGGCGCCGGGCCAGGTAATCGCTCCGGCTGTGGAACGGCGCGAGATCGCCGTGCCAAAAATCGACACGGAGAACTGGGAGATCGGCCTTTATGCCGGCGTGCTCAGTGTGGACGATTTTGGTTCGCGAGCCATTTATGGCGTACGCGCGGCCTATCACGTCAGCGAGGATTTTTTCCTGGAAGGCGCCTATGCGAGATCGACGGTTACGGATACCAATTTCCGGAACATCGGTCTGCCGATATTTCCGAACGAAAAAGAAGACCTGACTTTTTACAGCTTTTCTCTCGGCTACAACTTCCTGCCCGGCGAAGTGTTCGTCGGCACCAAATGGGCAATGACCAGCAGCATGTATTTCATTTTTGGGGTCGGCAATACCGAGTTTATCGGGGAAGACGATCTGACTTACAGCATCGGCTTCGGGCTGCGTGTGCTGCCGCGGGATTACCTGGCCCTGCGAATCGAGGCAAAGGACAACATTTTTGAGGCCGATTTACTGGGCACCAACGAGTACAAACACAACCTGGAATTCAATCTTGGATTCAGCGTGTTCTTTTAA
- a CDS encoding tetratricopeptide repeat protein, whose amino-acid sequence MNAAWIVIAGLSLWPFGDKNDDADVRTIDSLDRQKPVLVEKDNPDASGQSAIQNYREFLRLYPDAPELRAEAMRRLADLQLEAGEERMIEGDLAMLQGIEYRDAVHLYESLLKQNPTAPGNDRILYQLARAYENTNQTEKALTTLDQLVNRYPDSPMVIEAQFRRGEILFVAKQYYPAQRAYAGVVARDDESRYYEQSLYKLGWSMFKQGEYEGGLDAFFELLDRRLVDRNGELISTEFMTRPERELIDDTFRVSSISISYLEGPATLDRRIAGDTPPVYVYRLYQGLGDLYLEKERYQDAAASYRSFAVNRPMHELAPLMRTRVIETYKAGDFPSLVLLAKQEFVDEYDVDSAYWTRHEWQSRIEVTGLLQEHLDDLATHYHAVSQAAEEPESYALAADYYRRLIRAFPDDPAAAEANFLLAEILFESGEYADSAIEYERAAYSYPLSPHAAEAAYAAVLAYQAHEPSLEGEARADWHLMGIDSALRFAGRFPGHPESLPVQTQAAEALYELGELQGALAAAQPVLGDPDAPDELQRVAWTVDGHSNFDLNNYMAAEVAYLKVRGLTPADHPGLPDLEERIASSVYKQGEIERAGGDMEMAVMHFARVGEMAPKSKIVVTADYDAAAALLAMEDWHRAAPALEDFRRKYPDHESITDIGRSLAQSYEKSGQGLAAATEYRRIADDETERADVRREALWHTAELLESHAAADDAAEVWQEFIKRHPSPIDDSMQLREKLVAYHAGRADDKERISWLQAIVAADAAAGETRSDYSRTVAAKASLTLAQPKLTSFVAIKLKIPLKDSLAMKKNFMEQALVAYAAAADYGIAEVTTEATFQIAEIYHQLSRDLMDSERPNELSAEEIEQYDILLEEQAYPFEEQAIEIHQANTVRAASGFYNEWVRASFEELAKLSPARYAKAEISEDYINTM is encoded by the coding sequence ATGAACGCCGCCTGGATAGTGATCGCGGGTTTGTCGCTGTGGCCGTTTGGCGACAAGAACGACGATGCGGATGTCAGGACTATCGACAGCCTCGATCGGCAAAAGCCGGTGCTGGTTGAAAAGGACAACCCCGACGCGAGCGGGCAGAGCGCGATCCAGAACTATCGCGAATTCCTGCGGCTTTATCCGGATGCTCCGGAGTTACGTGCCGAGGCCATGCGCAGGCTGGCCGATCTGCAGCTTGAGGCCGGCGAGGAGCGGATGATCGAGGGTGACCTGGCGATGTTGCAGGGCATCGAGTACCGCGATGCGGTGCATCTTTACGAGTCCCTGCTGAAGCAGAATCCGACAGCCCCGGGTAACGATCGTATCCTCTACCAGCTTGCCCGGGCGTACGAAAACACCAACCAGACGGAGAAGGCGCTGACCACGCTTGACCAACTGGTCAACCGGTATCCCGATTCGCCGATGGTGATCGAGGCGCAGTTCCGCCGCGGCGAAATACTTTTTGTCGCCAAGCAGTATTACCCGGCACAGCGAGCCTATGCCGGTGTGGTCGCCCGTGACGATGAGTCTCGCTATTACGAACAGTCCCTGTACAAACTCGGCTGGTCGATGTTCAAGCAGGGCGAGTACGAAGGCGGCCTGGATGCGTTTTTCGAGTTGCTCGATCGTCGCCTGGTCGATCGAAACGGTGAGCTGATATCGACCGAATTCATGACCCGCCCGGAGCGTGAGCTGATAGACGACACGTTCCGCGTCAGCAGCATCAGTATTTCCTATCTCGAAGGACCCGCGACACTGGACCGCAGGATCGCGGGCGATACGCCGCCGGTTTATGTCTACCGTCTTTACCAGGGTCTTGGCGACTTGTACCTGGAAAAGGAACGTTACCAGGACGCGGCCGCAAGCTATCGTTCCTTTGCGGTAAACCGGCCAATGCACGAATTGGCGCCATTGATGCGGACGCGGGTGATCGAAACTTACAAAGCAGGCGATTTCCCGTCCCTGGTTTTGCTGGCCAAACAGGAGTTTGTGGACGAATACGATGTGGACAGCGCGTACTGGACTCGACACGAGTGGCAGTCCCGAATCGAAGTGACTGGTCTGTTGCAGGAGCATCTCGATGATCTCGCAACCCATTACCACGCAGTATCGCAGGCTGCCGAAGAACCGGAATCCTATGCTCTCGCCGCGGATTATTATCGCCGCCTGATCCGCGCTTTCCCGGATGATCCGGCCGCTGCAGAAGCCAACTTCCTGCTGGCCGAGATACTATTCGAATCCGGTGAGTACGCAGATTCGGCGATCGAGTACGAACGCGCCGCGTATTCCTATCCGTTGTCGCCGCATGCGGCGGAAGCGGCATACGCCGCGGTCCTGGCATACCAGGCCCATGAGCCGTCTTTAGAAGGTGAGGCTCGTGCCGATTGGCATCTGATGGGAATCGATTCCGCATTGCGCTTTGCCGGGCGGTTCCCGGGACACCCGGAAAGCCTGCCCGTGCAGACACAGGCAGCCGAAGCCTTGTACGAACTCGGCGAATTACAGGGTGCACTGGCAGCCGCACAGCCGGTGCTGGGCGATCCGGACGCGCCCGATGAGCTGCAGCGCGTCGCCTGGACCGTGGATGGCCACAGCAACTTCGACCTGAACAATTATATGGCGGCAGAAGTCGCCTACCTCAAGGTACGCGGTCTGACGCCAGCCGATCATCCTGGCCTGCCTGATCTCGAAGAGCGGATTGCCTCTTCTGTTTACAAGCAGGGTGAAATCGAGCGCGCCGGCGGCGATATGGAAATGGCCGTCATGCACTTTGCAAGAGTCGGCGAAATGGCGCCCAAATCGAAGATCGTGGTGACCGCTGATTACGACGCAGCCGCGGCTTTACTGGCGATGGAAGACTGGCATCGGGCCGCGCCCGCACTGGAAGACTTTCGCCGCAAGTATCCCGACCACGAGTCAATCACCGATATCGGACGCAGCCTGGCGCAAAGCTACGAAAAATCGGGGCAGGGACTGGCGGCCGCGACTGAGTACCGGCGTATTGCAGACGACGAAACAGAACGCGCCGATGTCAGGCGCGAGGCACTGTGGCATACCGCCGAGTTGCTGGAAAGTCATGCGGCTGCCGATGATGCGGCTGAAGTCTGGCAGGAATTTATCAAACGCCACCCGTCACCGATCGACGATTCGATGCAACTGCGTGAAAAACTGGTTGCCTATCACGCCGGTCGAGCTGACGACAAAGAACGGATCTCGTGGTTACAGGCAATCGTTGCCGCCGATGCCGCGGCTGGCGAAACGCGCAGTGACTACAGCCGTACCGTCGCTGCGAAGGCGTCGCTCACCCTGGCGCAGCCAAAATTGACTTCGTTTGTCGCCATCAAGCTGAAAATTCCGTTAAAGGACAGCCTGGCGATGAAAAAGAATTTCATGGAGCAGGCTTTGGTGGCTTATGCGGCGGCCGCTGACTACGGGATCGCCGAAGTGACAACGGAGGCAACATTTCAAATTGCAGAAATTTATCACCAGCTAAGCCGGGATCTGATGGATTCGGAAAGGCCGAACGAGCTGAGCGCAGAGGAGATTGAGCAGTACGACATCTTGCTCGAGGAACAGGCATACCCGTTTGAAGAACAGGCAATCGAAATTCACCAGGCGAACACGGTGAGGGCGGCCAGCGGATTTTACAACGAATGGGTGCGCGCCAGTTTCGAGGAACTGGCGAAACTCTCGCCGGCACGATATGCGAAGGCGGAAATCAGTGAAGACTATATCAACACAATGTAG
- a CDS encoding AraC family transcriptional regulator, giving the protein MAAVNSGDSGEFRSLDEDIQDLKQEVLALNRDLFILEEELLFPANTQVAIFVSMDVGTFFSLDSVQIKLDDKEVSNYLYTERESKALLNGGVHRIYLGNLRTGKHELVAFFTGQGTHDRDYRRGASLQFEKGVGAKFVELKISDRQRNLQPEFLIEEWE; this is encoded by the coding sequence CTGGCCGCGGTCAACAGCGGCGACAGCGGAGAGTTTCGTAGTCTCGACGAGGACATACAGGATCTCAAGCAGGAGGTGCTGGCGCTCAATCGCGATCTGTTCATCCTCGAGGAAGAACTGCTTTTTCCGGCGAACACCCAGGTCGCGATATTCGTATCCATGGATGTCGGTACTTTTTTCAGCCTCGACTCCGTACAGATCAAGTTGGACGACAAGGAAGTCTCCAACTACCTGTATACCGAACGCGAATCGAAGGCGCTGTTAAACGGCGGCGTTCACCGTATTTACCTGGGCAATCTGCGTACCGGCAAACATGAGCTGGTCGCCTTTTTCACCGGTCAAGGAACGCACGACCGCGATTACCGCCGGGGGGCCAGTTTGCAATTCGAAAAAGGCGTGGGGGCGAAGTTTGTCGAACTGAAAATCAGCGACCGGCAACGCAATCTGCAGCCGGAGTTTTTGATCGAGGAATGGGAGTAG